TTTCACTGAATAGAAGGTACGGCGAACACGGACTAATGAAAGTGGGCGCAAGAAAAAGACATCCCCGATATATCATTTGTCGCAAGGCTGTACATCGCTATTTAAAGTTTACTACTAAACCTGATGTACGATGATAAACACAGCAAAATCCACAACATTGGAAAGCAAGTTTCCTTTATTGGCGGTAGAAAACAATTGTATTTTGTCAAAGGATGCGGACATTACTGCCTGCTTTGAAGTGCGTCTACCAGAACTATTTACGGTAGGTTCTGCTGAATATGAAGCTATTCATTCCGCTTGGCATAAGGCGATTAAAACCTTACCTGATTTTACGATAGTACATAAACAGGATTGGTACATCAAAGAAAATTATGCGCCAGATTTGGCAAAAGATGACCAAAGTTTTCTAGCAAAGTCCTACCAACGCCATTTCAATGAACGTCCTTTTCTGAACCATTATTGTTATCTGTTTCTAACTAAAACGAGCAAAGAACGTATGCGAATGCAGAGTAATTTCAGTTCGCTTTGCAAAGGAACACTGATACCGAAGGAAATCAGGGATAAGGAAGTGATACATCGCTTTATGGAAGCCATTGCACAATTTGAACGTATCGTAAACGATAGCGGATTTATCAAAATGCAACGCCTTACAGAAGACGAAATTATCGGTACGGATGAGAAACAGGGTTTATTGGAACAATACCTAACATTATCAAAGGAAGCTGGAACACCGATGCAAGACATTGCATTGGGTGGTGAAGAAGTCCGTATCGGTAACAAAAGATTGTGCCTACACACTTTATCTGATACTGACGATTTGCCTGGAACGGTATCTGCTGATACCCGTTTCGAAAAACTTTCTACCGACCGAAGCGACTGCCGTTTGTCGTTCGCTGCACCTGTGGGATTGCTGTTAAGCTGCAATCACATCTACAACCAGTATTTGTTTTTGGATAACAGCGAAGCCAACCTGCAAAAGTTTGAAAAGTCAGCAAGGAATATGCACTCATTGGCTCGTTACAGTCGGGCAAATCAAATCAACAAAGAGTGGATAGAAAAGTATTTGAACGAGGCACATAGTTTTGGACTGTCATCCATAAGAGCGCATTTCAATATTATGGCTTGGTCAGATGATGCAAACGAACTTAAGCAATTAAAGAATGATTGCGGCAGTGCTTTGGCATTAATGGAATGCAAACCACGCCACAACACTACAGATGTAGCAACACTGTATTGGGCAGGAATGCCAGGCAATGCAGGCGATTTTCCGAGTGAGGAAAGTTTTTACACGTTCATTGAACCTGCTTTGTGTTTTTTCACAGAAGAAACCAATTACCACAATTCGCCATCACCCTTTGGTATCAAGATGGCTGATCGATTGACCGGAAAGCCCATCCATTTGGATATCTCGGATTTACCGATGAAACGGGGTATCATCACGAACCGGAACAAGTTTATACTTGGCCCTTCGGGAAGTGGAAAATCGTTTTTCACCAACCATATGGTTCGCCAATATTATGAACAGGGTGCTCACGTACTTTTGGTTGATACTGGTAATTCTTATCAGGGTTTATGCGAACTCATTAAAGGCAAAACCAAAGGCGAAGACGGTGTTTACTTCACTTATACCGAAGATAATCCGATTGCTTTTAATCCTTTCTACACCGATGATGGCGTGTTTGATATTGAAAAAAGAGAAAGTGTCAAAACCTTGATACTTACCCTTTGGAAACGTGATGATGAACCACCAACTCGTTCGGAAGAAGTGGCATTGTCCAATGCCGTAAGCGGTTACATCGATCGCATTAAACAAGATGCTATTTTTCCATCATTCAATGGTTTCTACGAATACGTAAAAGGCGATTATCGTAAGGTCTTGGAAGAAAAACAGGTAAGGGAAAAAGACTTTGATATTGCCAATTTCCTCAATGTTTTAGAACCTTATTATAAAGGTGGCGAATATGATTATCTGTTGAATTCTGACAAACAATTAGACCTACTTTCCAAACGCTTTATTGTGTTTGAAATTGATGCCATCAAAGACCACAAAATCCTCTTTCCAATCGTGACCATCATCATTATGGAGGTCTTCATCAACAAAATGAGAAGGCTGAAAGGTATCCGAAAACTCATTCTAATTGAAGAAGCGTGGAAGGCAATTGCCAAAGAAGGTATGGCGGAATACATAAAATATTTGTTTAAAACCGTCCGCAAATTCTTCGGAGAAGCGATTGTTGTAACGCAGGAGGTGGATGATATTATTCAGTCGCCCATTGTCAAAGAAAGTATCATCAATAATTCCGATTGTAAAATCCTGCTCGACCAACGTAAGTATATGAACAAGTTCGATGATATACAGGCAATGTTAGGTTTGACTGATAAAGAAAAAGCGCAGGTACTTTCTATCAATATGAATAACGACCCATCACGGCTTTATAAGGAAGTATGGATTGGCTTGGGCGGAACGCATTCTGCGGTATATGTCACAGAAGTTAGTTTGGAGGAATATCTCGCATACACCACCGAAGAAACCGAAAAACTGGAAGTGATGCAACTCGCATCCGAACTGGACGGCAA
This portion of the Flavobacterium sp. CECT 9288 genome encodes:
- a CDS encoding TraG family conjugative transposon ATPase, producing the protein MINTAKSTTLESKFPLLAVENNCILSKDADITACFEVRLPELFTVGSAEYEAIHSAWHKAIKTLPDFTIVHKQDWYIKENYAPDLAKDDQSFLAKSYQRHFNERPFLNHYCYLFLTKTSKERMRMQSNFSSLCKGTLIPKEIRDKEVIHRFMEAIAQFERIVNDSGFIKMQRLTEDEIIGTDEKQGLLEQYLTLSKEAGTPMQDIALGGEEVRIGNKRLCLHTLSDTDDLPGTVSADTRFEKLSTDRSDCRLSFAAPVGLLLSCNHIYNQYLFLDNSEANLQKFEKSARNMHSLARYSRANQINKEWIEKYLNEAHSFGLSSIRAHFNIMAWSDDANELKQLKNDCGSALALMECKPRHNTTDVATLYWAGMPGNAGDFPSEESFYTFIEPALCFFTEETNYHNSPSPFGIKMADRLTGKPIHLDISDLPMKRGIITNRNKFILGPSGSGKSFFTNHMVRQYYEQGAHVLLVDTGNSYQGLCELIKGKTKGEDGVYFTYTEDNPIAFNPFYTDDGVFDIEKRESVKTLILTLWKRDDEPPTRSEEVALSNAVSGYIDRIKQDAIFPSFNGFYEYVKGDYRKVLEEKQVREKDFDIANFLNVLEPYYKGGEYDYLLNSDKQLDLLSKRFIVFEIDAIKDHKILFPIVTIIIMEVFINKMRRLKGIRKLILIEEAWKAIAKEGMAEYIKYLFKTVRKFFGEAIVVTQEVDDIIQSPIVKESIINNSDCKILLDQRKYMNKFDDIQAMLGLTDKEKAQVLSINMNNDPSRLYKEVWIGLGGTHSAVYVTEVSLEEYLAYTTEETEKLEVMQLASELDGNVELAIKHIAMQRRDSANQ